The Burkholderiales bacterium region GATTCCTCTTCTACTTGCTGGGAACGCTCAACCTGAACAACTGGCGTGCAGGTTCAGGCCAGCCACTGCTGAATCAGGACATCCTCAATCGCATCCCCACTGCGGTTCCCGAACCAGCCGAACAACGCGCCATCGCCCACATCCTCGGCACGCTGGACGACAAGATCGAGCTGAACCGGCGGATGAGCGAGACGCTGGAGGCGATGGCGCGGGCGCTGTTCAAGGCATGGTTCGTGGACTTCGAGCCCGTGCGCGCCAAGACGGAGGGCCGCTGGCGCCGCGGCGAGTCCCTCCCCGGCCTCCCCGCCCACCTCTACGACCTCTTCCCCGACCGCCTCGTGAATTCCGAACTCGGCGAGATTCCGGAGGGGTGGGGGGTGGGGACGCTCGGCGACGTTGCGGATCATCCGCGCCGGGGCGTGCAACCGAACAGTATCGAGCCGGATACGCCGTACATCGCTTTGGAGCACATGCCGAAGCGGTGCATCGCACTCTACGATTGGGGCGTCGCAGACGGCCTCGAAAGCAACAAGTTCGAGTTCAAGAAAGGCGAAATCCTCTTCGGAAAGCTCCGCCCGTACTTCCATAAGGTCGGCGTCGCGCCAGTGGATGGCGTGTGCTCAACGGATATCGTCGTGGTAGCTCCGAAGAGTGCGGTGTGGCGTGGTTTCGTGCTCGGCCATGTGTCGAGTGTGGCGTTCGTCGAGCACACGAACGCGGGCTCGACCGGAACGAAAATGCCGCGGACCAGTTGGGCCGAGATGGCGCGCTACACGATCGCGCTGCCACCGCAGGCTGTTGCGCGCGCTTTCACGGAAAGGTTGCAGCCGTCCATTGACCGCATCATTGCGGGCATTCACGAATCCCGCACCCTGGCCGCCCTGCGCGGCGCGCTGCTGCCGAAGCTGATCTCCGGCGAGCTGCGGGTGAAGGATGCGGAGAACTTCATCGGGAGGGTGGTCTGATGGCCGACATTGCACTTACCCAAGCGGAAGCCGAT contains the following coding sequences:
- a CDS encoding restriction endonuclease subunit S — its product is FLFYLLGTLNLNNWRAGSGQPLLNQDILNRIPTAVPEPAEQRAIAHILGTLDDKIELNRRMSETLEAMARALFKAWFVDFEPVRAKTEGRWRRGESLPGLPAHLYDLFPDRLVNSELGEIPEGWGVGTLGDVADHPRRGVQPNSIEPDTPYIALEHMPKRCIALYDWGVADGLESNKFEFKKGEILFGKLRPYFHKVGVAPVDGVCSTDIVVVAPKSAVWRGFVLGHVSSVAFVEHTNAGSTGTKMPRTSWAEMARYTIALPPQAVARAFTERLQPSIDRIIAGIHESRTLAALRGALLPKLISGELRVKDAENFIGRVV